A portion of the Edaphobacter lichenicola genome contains these proteins:
- a CDS encoding thymidine kinase, whose product MTLPVIPGRIEVITGPMFSGKSEELIRRLKRARIARQRVACYKPDIDLRYHRTSIASHSSQTHEACTVTNVEHLKAELLPQLHEVDVIGIDEAQFFDATIIPLIVELVHLGKRILIAGLDTTFNAEPFGPIPALMAISDEVTKLSAVCMVCGAPAIHTQRLGQSQELVLVGAAGIYEARCRTHFEPFADDQHTEQLELLSI is encoded by the coding sequence ATGACACTCCCTGTAATACCCGGCCGCATTGAAGTCATCACCGGCCCCATGTTCTCCGGCAAATCCGAAGAGCTCATCCGCCGCCTCAAGCGCGCCCGCATCGCCCGCCAGCGCGTCGCCTGCTACAAGCCCGACATCGACCTCCGCTATCACCGCACCTCCATCGCCAGCCACAGCTCGCAGACCCACGAAGCCTGCACCGTCACCAACGTCGAGCACCTGAAAGCCGAGCTACTCCCTCAGTTACACGAGGTCGACGTTATCGGCATCGACGAAGCCCAGTTCTTCGACGCAACCATCATCCCTCTCATCGTCGAGCTCGTTCACCTCGGCAAACGCATCCTCATCGCTGGTCTCGACACCACCTTCAACGCCGAGCCCTTCGGCCCAATCCCCGCGCTCATGGCCATCTCCGACGAGGTCACTAAGCTCTCTGCCGTCTGCATGGTCTGCGGCGCTCCTGCCATCCACACCCAGCGCCTGGGTCAAAGCCAGGAACTAGTCCTGGTCGGCGCAGCAGGCATCTACGAAGCGCGCTGCCGCACCCACTTCGAACCCTTCGCTGACGATCAACACACCGAGCAGTTAGAGCTTCTCTCCATCTAA